Proteins encoded together in one Hevea brasiliensis isolate MT/VB/25A 57/8 chromosome 16, ASM3005281v1, whole genome shotgun sequence window:
- the LOC110668508 gene encoding uncharacterized protein LOC110668508 isoform X3 has product MTALAASVAPWIPEDDLLLKNAVEAGASLEALAKGAVRFSRKFTVGELRDRWYSLLYDPVISAEASSRMVEFELSFPNSRVGSDLSAKRKVDSVQRMYYAMKRKKTCARPDSSPSISFLGAAEASCGDNIAFDSQPQGGSCMFGDYDQNPFEFVGKDNELTMEFPSFEKDSGCKSIPCNARDRLVDFLSSERVHEMALARPLPESSTLFHAQGLPSPPAIWETIEEISAPAMPISISIEDKGQQEALTHRDGMELDSNKISLSGMNVVHSGAILQDKHDVDVLNNSNAISECDYADLSESLLNFANEDELLLVDIDGKDTVDKICYDGALVNCPNDIRAPNFEESKTIVSDKSLEIPANACTAELEPIVERSLSSDVEQHGHLCSEINLPSSTSATHTCSAEQCDGEMECTLNSEDPDIPSNDDVFFPKEFAASMMRTKSKEAGYSSFSYANLKDDKQKQSLMKKEANPAQSHIACQMTRLDMLPVTSPGNQLIGCGIKCESPDDVASGQASNAYRCTNQCTAARATLNSGPVGLLKAEALLACNAMGLPLYAKPCSPKQVTSVPEAKPLTLNEEESEIDDDNDIPSYSDIEAMILDMDLCPGDADSYGNREVSRYQNEDTRRIIMRLEQCAGSSVQRAIASRGALAVFYGRHLKHYIRKTEVILGRATNDMEVDIDLGREGPANKISRRQVAFVSASSDGIVIQICI; this is encoded by the exons ATGACAGCTCTTGCTGCTTCAGTTGCTCCATGGATCCCTGAAGATGACCTGTTATTGAAGAACGCCGTTGAG GCAGGCGCTTCTTTGGAAGCACTCGCTAAGGGAGCAGTCAGATTCTCGCGAAAATTTACAGTTGGAGAATTGCGAGATAGATGGTATTCTCTGCTCTATGACCCTGTAATTTCAGCTGAAGCTTCTTCTCGTATGGTCGAATTTGAACTTTCTTTCCCCAATTCTAGAGTTGGCTCTGATCTTTCTGCTAAAAGAAAAGTTGATAGTGTTCAACGGATGTACTATGCCATGAAGAGGAAGAAAACTTGTGCCCGACCTGATAGCTCTCCTAGCATCAGTTTTCTTGGTGCAGCTGAGGCTAGTTGTGGAGACAACATAGCATTTGATAGTCAGCCACAAGGTGGAAGTTGTATGTTTGGAGACTATGATCAAAACCCTTTTGAGTTTGTTGGGAAAGATAATGAACTTACCATGGAGTTTCCCTCTTTTGAGAAAGATAGTGGATGCAAAAGTATTCCGTGTAATGCAAGAGACAGATTAGTAGACTTTCTGAGTAGTGAGAGAGTTCACGAAATGGCATTGGCACGTCCGTTGCCAGAAAGTAGCACTTTGTTTCATGCTCAGGGACTTCCCTCTCCACCAGCAATATGGGAAACAATAGAGGAAATTTCTGCTCCTGCAATGCCAATTAGTATAAGCATTGAAGATAAAGGCCAACAAGAAGCATTGACGCATCGTGATGGTATGGAATTGGATAGTAATAAAATAAGCTTATCAGGAATGAATGTTGTCCATTCGGGGGCAATATTGCAAGACAAACATGATGTTGATGTACTAAATAATTCAAATGCAATCTCAGAATGTGATTATGCAGACCTGTCAGAGTCGCTCTTAAACTTTGCAAATGAAGATGAGCTGCTTTTAGTGGATATAGATGGGAAAGACACAGTAGATAAAATTTGTTACGATGGCGCTTTGGTGAATTGTCCTAATGATATTAGAGCACCAAATTTTGAAGAATCAAAGACGATAGTTTCAGATAAAAGCCTTGAAATTCCTGCCAATGCATGCACTGCAGAATTAGAGCCTATTGTTGAAAGGTCGCTTTCTAGTGATGTTGAGCAGCATGGTCATCTGTGTTCAGAAATCAACTTACCATCATCTACATCAGCAACACATACATGCTCTGCAGAGCAATGTGATGGAGAGATGGAGTGTACTTTAAACAGTGAAGACCCTGATATCCCATCCAATGATGATGTTTTCTTTCCTAAAGAATTTGCTGCTTCTATGATGAGAACAAAATCTAAGGAAGCTGGTTACTCATCTTTTTCATATGCTAATTTAAAGGATGACAAACAAAAGCAAAGCTTGATGAAGAAAGAAGCAAATCCTGCACAATCTCATATTGCTTGCCAGATGACAAGACTGGACATGTTGCCAGTAACCAGCCCAGGCAACCAACTCATCGGCTGTGGAATCAAATGTGAATCTCCTGATGATGTGGCGTCCGGACAGGCTAGCAATGCTTACAGATGTACCAATCAATGCACAGCAGCACGGGCAACTCTAAATTCTGGTCCAGTTGGACTACTAAAGGCAGAGGCATTACTTGCATGTAATGCCATGGGTTTGCCATTGTATGCAAAACCATGCTCTCCTAAACAAGTTACTTCAGTACCAGAAGCCAAACCCTTAACATTAAATGAGGAAGAATCTGAGATTGATGATGATAATGATATTCCATCCTATTCTGACATCGAAGCCATG ATACTTGATATGGACTTGTGCCCAGGTGATGCAGATTCTTATGGCAATAGGGAAG TCTCAAGGTATCAAAATGAGGATACCAGAAGGATAATTATGAGATTGGAACAATGTGCTGGATCATCTGTACAAAGAGCCATTGCATCTCGAGGTGCACTTGCTGTCTTTTATGGGCGCCATTTGAAGCATTATATAAGGAAAACTGAG GTCATACTTGGCAGAGCAACAAATGATATGGAAGTCGATATTGACTTGGGAAGAGAAGGACCTGCCAACAAAATATCAAGACGGCAGGTGGCATTTGTTTCAGCGTCTTCTGATGGAATTGTTATTCAGATTTGCATTTAA
- the LOC110668508 gene encoding uncharacterized protein LOC110668508 isoform X2 codes for MTALAASVAPWIPEDDLLLKNAVEAGASLEALAKGAVRFSRKFTVGELRDRWYSLLYDPVISAEASSRMVEFELSFPNSRVGSDLSAKRKVDSVQRMYYAMKRKKTCARPDSSPSISFLGAAEASCGDNIAFDSQPQGGSCMFGDYDQNPFEFVGKDNELTMEFPSFEKDSGCKSIPCNARDRLVDFLSSERVHEMALARPLPESSTLFHAQGLPSPPAIWETIEEISAPAMPISISIEDKGQQEALTHRDGMELDSNKISLSGMNVVHSGAILQDKHDVDVLNNSNAISECDYADLSESLLNFANEDELLLVDIDGKDTVDKICYDGALVNCPNDIRAPNFEESKTIVSDKSLEIPANACTAELEPIVERSLSSDVEQHGHLCSEINLPSSTSATHTCSAEQCDGEMECTLNSEDPDIPSNDDVFFPKEFAASMMRTKSKEAGYSSFSYANLKDDKQKQSLMKKEANPAQSHIACQMTRLDMLPVTSPGNQLIGCGIKCESPDDVASGQASNAYRCTNQCTAARATLNSGPVGLLKAEALLACNAMGLPLYAKPCSPKQVTSVPEAKPLTLNEEESEIDDDNDIPSYSDIEAMILDMDLCPGDADSYGNREVSRYQNEDTRRIIMRLEQCAGSSVQRAIASRGALAVFYGRHLKHYIRKTEVILGRATNDMEVDIDLGREGPANKISRRQALVKMEADGSFFLKNLGKSLVFLNGKEVATGQSMSLGSNSLIEY; via the exons ATGACAGCTCTTGCTGCTTCAGTTGCTCCATGGATCCCTGAAGATGACCTGTTATTGAAGAACGCCGTTGAG GCAGGCGCTTCTTTGGAAGCACTCGCTAAGGGAGCAGTCAGATTCTCGCGAAAATTTACAGTTGGAGAATTGCGAGATAGATGGTATTCTCTGCTCTATGACCCTGTAATTTCAGCTGAAGCTTCTTCTCGTATGGTCGAATTTGAACTTTCTTTCCCCAATTCTAGAGTTGGCTCTGATCTTTCTGCTAAAAGAAAAGTTGATAGTGTTCAACGGATGTACTATGCCATGAAGAGGAAGAAAACTTGTGCCCGACCTGATAGCTCTCCTAGCATCAGTTTTCTTGGTGCAGCTGAGGCTAGTTGTGGAGACAACATAGCATTTGATAGTCAGCCACAAGGTGGAAGTTGTATGTTTGGAGACTATGATCAAAACCCTTTTGAGTTTGTTGGGAAAGATAATGAACTTACCATGGAGTTTCCCTCTTTTGAGAAAGATAGTGGATGCAAAAGTATTCCGTGTAATGCAAGAGACAGATTAGTAGACTTTCTGAGTAGTGAGAGAGTTCACGAAATGGCATTGGCACGTCCGTTGCCAGAAAGTAGCACTTTGTTTCATGCTCAGGGACTTCCCTCTCCACCAGCAATATGGGAAACAATAGAGGAAATTTCTGCTCCTGCAATGCCAATTAGTATAAGCATTGAAGATAAAGGCCAACAAGAAGCATTGACGCATCGTGATGGTATGGAATTGGATAGTAATAAAATAAGCTTATCAGGAATGAATGTTGTCCATTCGGGGGCAATATTGCAAGACAAACATGATGTTGATGTACTAAATAATTCAAATGCAATCTCAGAATGTGATTATGCAGACCTGTCAGAGTCGCTCTTAAACTTTGCAAATGAAGATGAGCTGCTTTTAGTGGATATAGATGGGAAAGACACAGTAGATAAAATTTGTTACGATGGCGCTTTGGTGAATTGTCCTAATGATATTAGAGCACCAAATTTTGAAGAATCAAAGACGATAGTTTCAGATAAAAGCCTTGAAATTCCTGCCAATGCATGCACTGCAGAATTAGAGCCTATTGTTGAAAGGTCGCTTTCTAGTGATGTTGAGCAGCATGGTCATCTGTGTTCAGAAATCAACTTACCATCATCTACATCAGCAACACATACATGCTCTGCAGAGCAATGTGATGGAGAGATGGAGTGTACTTTAAACAGTGAAGACCCTGATATCCCATCCAATGATGATGTTTTCTTTCCTAAAGAATTTGCTGCTTCTATGATGAGAACAAAATCTAAGGAAGCTGGTTACTCATCTTTTTCATATGCTAATTTAAAGGATGACAAACAAAAGCAAAGCTTGATGAAGAAAGAAGCAAATCCTGCACAATCTCATATTGCTTGCCAGATGACAAGACTGGACATGTTGCCAGTAACCAGCCCAGGCAACCAACTCATCGGCTGTGGAATCAAATGTGAATCTCCTGATGATGTGGCGTCCGGACAGGCTAGCAATGCTTACAGATGTACCAATCAATGCACAGCAGCACGGGCAACTCTAAATTCTGGTCCAGTTGGACTACTAAAGGCAGAGGCATTACTTGCATGTAATGCCATGGGTTTGCCATTGTATGCAAAACCATGCTCTCCTAAACAAGTTACTTCAGTACCAGAAGCCAAACCCTTAACATTAAATGAGGAAGAATCTGAGATTGATGATGATAATGATATTCCATCCTATTCTGACATCGAAGCCATG ATACTTGATATGGACTTGTGCCCAGGTGATGCAGATTCTTATGGCAATAGGGAAG TCTCAAGGTATCAAAATGAGGATACCAGAAGGATAATTATGAGATTGGAACAATGTGCTGGATCATCTGTACAAAGAGCCATTGCATCTCGAGGTGCACTTGCTGTCTTTTATGGGCGCCATTTGAAGCATTATATAAGGAAAACTGAG GTCATACTTGGCAGAGCAACAAATGATATGGAAGTCGATATTGACTTGGGAAGAGAAGGACCTGCCAACAAAATATCAAGACGGCAG GCACTTGTAAAGATGGAAGCAGATGGTTCCTTCTTCTTGAAGAATCTTGGTAAGAGTCTAGTATTTTTGAATGGCAAAGAAGTTGCTACTGGACAGAGTATGAGTCTGGGTTCAAATAGTTTGATTGAG TATTGA
- the LOC110668508 gene encoding uncharacterized protein LOC110668508 isoform X1 has protein sequence MTALAASVAPWIPEDDLLLKNAVEAGASLEALAKGAVRFSRKFTVGELRDRWYSLLYDPVISAEASSRMVEFELSFPNSRVGSDLSAKRKVDSVQRMYYAMKRKKTCARPDSSPSISFLGAAEASCGDNIAFDSQPQGGSCMFGDYDQNPFEFVGKDNELTMEFPSFEKDSGCKSIPCNARDRLVDFLSSERVHEMALARPLPESSTLFHAQGLPSPPAIWETIEEISAPAMPISISIEDKGQQEALTHRDGMELDSNKISLSGMNVVHSGAILQDKHDVDVLNNSNAISECDYADLSESLLNFANEDELLLVDIDGKDTVDKICYDGALVNCPNDIRAPNFEESKTIVSDKSLEIPANACTAELEPIVERSLSSDVEQHGHLCSEINLPSSTSATHTCSAEQCDGEMECTLNSEDPDIPSNDDVFFPKEFAASMMRTKSKEAGYSSFSYANLKDDKQKQSLMKKEANPAQSHIACQMTRLDMLPVTSPGNQLIGCGIKCESPDDVASGQASNAYRCTNQCTAARATLNSGPVGLLKAEALLACNAMGLPLYAKPCSPKQVTSVPEAKPLTLNEEESEIDDDNDIPSYSDIEAMILDMDLCPGDADSYGNREVSRYQNEDTRRIIMRLEQCAGSSVQRAIASRGALAVFYGRHLKHYIRKTEVILGRATNDMEVDIDLGREGPANKISRRQALVKMEADGSFFLKNLGKSLVFLNGKEVATGQSMSLGSNSLIEIGGMAFVFEINSKSVGQHLANASKICQQNNIKFEWSEGIS, from the exons ATGACAGCTCTTGCTGCTTCAGTTGCTCCATGGATCCCTGAAGATGACCTGTTATTGAAGAACGCCGTTGAG GCAGGCGCTTCTTTGGAAGCACTCGCTAAGGGAGCAGTCAGATTCTCGCGAAAATTTACAGTTGGAGAATTGCGAGATAGATGGTATTCTCTGCTCTATGACCCTGTAATTTCAGCTGAAGCTTCTTCTCGTATGGTCGAATTTGAACTTTCTTTCCCCAATTCTAGAGTTGGCTCTGATCTTTCTGCTAAAAGAAAAGTTGATAGTGTTCAACGGATGTACTATGCCATGAAGAGGAAGAAAACTTGTGCCCGACCTGATAGCTCTCCTAGCATCAGTTTTCTTGGTGCAGCTGAGGCTAGTTGTGGAGACAACATAGCATTTGATAGTCAGCCACAAGGTGGAAGTTGTATGTTTGGAGACTATGATCAAAACCCTTTTGAGTTTGTTGGGAAAGATAATGAACTTACCATGGAGTTTCCCTCTTTTGAGAAAGATAGTGGATGCAAAAGTATTCCGTGTAATGCAAGAGACAGATTAGTAGACTTTCTGAGTAGTGAGAGAGTTCACGAAATGGCATTGGCACGTCCGTTGCCAGAAAGTAGCACTTTGTTTCATGCTCAGGGACTTCCCTCTCCACCAGCAATATGGGAAACAATAGAGGAAATTTCTGCTCCTGCAATGCCAATTAGTATAAGCATTGAAGATAAAGGCCAACAAGAAGCATTGACGCATCGTGATGGTATGGAATTGGATAGTAATAAAATAAGCTTATCAGGAATGAATGTTGTCCATTCGGGGGCAATATTGCAAGACAAACATGATGTTGATGTACTAAATAATTCAAATGCAATCTCAGAATGTGATTATGCAGACCTGTCAGAGTCGCTCTTAAACTTTGCAAATGAAGATGAGCTGCTTTTAGTGGATATAGATGGGAAAGACACAGTAGATAAAATTTGTTACGATGGCGCTTTGGTGAATTGTCCTAATGATATTAGAGCACCAAATTTTGAAGAATCAAAGACGATAGTTTCAGATAAAAGCCTTGAAATTCCTGCCAATGCATGCACTGCAGAATTAGAGCCTATTGTTGAAAGGTCGCTTTCTAGTGATGTTGAGCAGCATGGTCATCTGTGTTCAGAAATCAACTTACCATCATCTACATCAGCAACACATACATGCTCTGCAGAGCAATGTGATGGAGAGATGGAGTGTACTTTAAACAGTGAAGACCCTGATATCCCATCCAATGATGATGTTTTCTTTCCTAAAGAATTTGCTGCTTCTATGATGAGAACAAAATCTAAGGAAGCTGGTTACTCATCTTTTTCATATGCTAATTTAAAGGATGACAAACAAAAGCAAAGCTTGATGAAGAAAGAAGCAAATCCTGCACAATCTCATATTGCTTGCCAGATGACAAGACTGGACATGTTGCCAGTAACCAGCCCAGGCAACCAACTCATCGGCTGTGGAATCAAATGTGAATCTCCTGATGATGTGGCGTCCGGACAGGCTAGCAATGCTTACAGATGTACCAATCAATGCACAGCAGCACGGGCAACTCTAAATTCTGGTCCAGTTGGACTACTAAAGGCAGAGGCATTACTTGCATGTAATGCCATGGGTTTGCCATTGTATGCAAAACCATGCTCTCCTAAACAAGTTACTTCAGTACCAGAAGCCAAACCCTTAACATTAAATGAGGAAGAATCTGAGATTGATGATGATAATGATATTCCATCCTATTCTGACATCGAAGCCATG ATACTTGATATGGACTTGTGCCCAGGTGATGCAGATTCTTATGGCAATAGGGAAG TCTCAAGGTATCAAAATGAGGATACCAGAAGGATAATTATGAGATTGGAACAATGTGCTGGATCATCTGTACAAAGAGCCATTGCATCTCGAGGTGCACTTGCTGTCTTTTATGGGCGCCATTTGAAGCATTATATAAGGAAAACTGAG GTCATACTTGGCAGAGCAACAAATGATATGGAAGTCGATATTGACTTGGGAAGAGAAGGACCTGCCAACAAAATATCAAGACGGCAG GCACTTGTAAAGATGGAAGCAGATGGTTCCTTCTTCTTGAAGAATCTTGGTAAGAGTCTAGTATTTTTGAATGGCAAAGAAGTTGCTACTGGACAGAGTATGAGTCTGGGTTCAAATAGTTTGATTGAG ATTGGGGGAATGGCATTTGTGTTTGAAATTAACAGCAAATCTGTAGGGCAGCACCTGGCAAATGCCTCAAAAATCTGCCAACAAAACAACATCAAATTTGAATGGTCAGAAGGAATTTCATGA